One window of the Equus caballus isolate H_3958 breed thoroughbred chromosome 2, TB-T2T, whole genome shotgun sequence genome contains the following:
- the CCAR2 gene encoding cell cycle and apoptosis regulator protein 2 isoform X2 codes for MSQFKRQRINPLPGGRNFSGTASTSLLGPPPGLLTPPVATDLSQNARHLQGGEKQRVFTGIVTSLHDYFGVVDEEVFFQLSVVKGRLPQLGEKVLVKAAYNPGQAVPWNAVKVQTLSNQPLLKSPAPPLLHVAALGQKQGILGAQPQLIFQPHRIPPLFPQKPLSLFQTSHTLHLSHLNRFPARGPHGRLDQGRSDDYDSKKRKQRAGGEPWGAKKPRHDLPPYRVHLTPYTVDSPTCDFLELQRRYRSLLVPSDFLTVHLSWLSAFPLSQPFSLHHPSRIQVSSEKESAPDTGAEPILADSDPAYSSKVLLLSSPGLEELYRCCMLFVDDMAEPRETPEHPLKQIKFLLGRKEEEAVLVGGEWSPSLDGLDPKGDPQVLVRTAIRCAQAQTGIDLSACTKWWRFAEFQYLQPGPPRRLQTVVVYLPDVGTIMPTLEEWEAVCQQKAAEAAPPPQEVPVETESTEQVADASEQAADTSKQNAENPEVTVQQEMDTDLPEAPPPPLEPAVVAHAGCVNLSLHGIVEDRRPKERISFEVMVLAELFLEMLQRDFGYRIYKMLLSLPEKVVAPPEPEKEEAAKEEEVVKEEAAKESKDEVQSEGTAAEADAPPKEDGLLPKPPSSGGEEEEKPRGEASEDLCEMALDPELLLLRDDGEEEFGAKLEDSEVRSVASNQSEMEFSSLQDMPKELDPSAVLPLDCLLAFVFFDANWCGYLHRRDLERILLTLGLRLSAEQAKQLVSRVVTQNICQYRSLQYSRQEGTDGGLPEEVLFGNLDLLPPSGKSTKPGVAPMEHKGLVAHNGSLIHVGNLLQRAEQQDSGRLYLENKIHTLELKLEESHNRFSATEVTNKTLAAEMQELRTRLAEAEETARTADRQKNQLQRLLQDFRRRLTPLQLEMQRMVEKADSWVEKEEPAPSN; via the exons ATGTCCCAGTTTAAGCGCCAGCGGATCAACCCGCTTCCAGGGGGACGGAACTTCTCAG GCACAGCTTCAACATCTCTTCTGGGTCCTCCTCCTGGTTTGCTCACTCCTCCTGTGGCCACAGACCTGTCCCAGAATGCCAGGCACCTTCAG GGTGGGGAGAAGCAGCGGGTCTTCACTGGCATTGTTACCAGCTTACACGATTACTTTGGGGTGGTGGATGAAGAGGTCTTTTTTCAGCTGAG TGTGGTGAAGGGCCGGCTGCCCCAGTTGGGTGAGAAGGTGCTGGTGAAGGCTGCGTACAACCCAGGCCAGGCAGTGCCCTGGAATGCTGTCAAGGTGCAAACGCTCTCCAACCAG CCCCTACTGAAATCCCCAGCACCTCCCCTTCTACATGTAGCAGCCCTGGGCCAGAAGCAAGGGATTCTGGGAGCTCAGCCCCAGTTGATCTTCCAGCCTCACCGGATTCCCCCTCTCTTTCCTCAGAAGC CTCTGAGTCTCTTCCAAACGTCCCACACACTTCATCTGAGCCACCTGAACAGATTTCCTGCTCGGGGCCCTCACGGACGATTGGATCAGGGCCGAAG TGATGACTATGACTCCAAGAAACGCAAACAGCGGGCTGGTGGAGAGCCTTGGGGTGCTAAGAAACCAAGGCATGACCTGCCTCCTTACCGAGTCCATCTCACTCCCTATACTGTGGACAG CCCCACCTGTGACTTCTTAGAACTCCAGCGCCGTTACCGCAGCCTCCTGGTTCCCTCAGATTTTCTGACTGTGCACCTGAGCTGGTTGTCAGCCTTCCCCCTGAGCCAGCCCTTTTCCCTCCATCATCCAAGCCGTATCCAGGTATCTTCTGAGAAGGAGTCAGCTCCAGACACCGGGGCTGAGCCGATCCTCGCAGACAGTGACCCTGCATACAGTTCCAAG GTACTGCTGCTCTCCTCCCCGGGACTGGAGGAATTGTATCGCTGTTGCATGCTCTTTGTGGATGACATGGCTGAGCCAAGGGAAACGCCAGAACATCCTTTGAAGCAGATTAAG TTTTTACTGGGTCGGAAAGAAGAGGAGGCAGTGCTGGTTGGGGGTGAGTGGTCTCCTTCCCTGGATGGCCTCGACCCCAAGGGCGACCCACAGGTGCTAGTCCGCACTGCCATCCGCTGTGCGCAAGCCCAGACTGGCATCGACTTAAGCGCCTGCACAAAGTG GTGGCGCTTTGCTGAGTTTCAGTACCTACAGCCGGGACCCCCAAGGCGGCTCCAGACTGTGGTGGTGTACCTGCCAGATGTCGGGACCATCATGCCTACTTTGGAAGAATGGGAGGCTGTGTGTCAGCAGAAAGCTGCAGaggcagcacccccaccccaggaggtGCCAGTG GAAACAGAGTCTACAGAACAGGTGGCTGATGCATCGGAGCAAGCAGCAGACACCTCTAAACAGAATGCAGAGAATCCAGAAGTCACTGTACAGCAGGAAATGGACACCGATCTCCCAGAGGCCCCTCCACCCCCTCTGGAACCTGCTGTTGTGGCACACGCTGGCTGTGTAAACCTGTCCCTCCATGGTATTGTGGAAGACCGGAGGCCAAAAGAAAGGATCTCTTTTGAG GTGATGGTGTTGGCCGAGCTGTTTCTGGAGATGTTGCAGAGGGATTTTGGCTATAGGATTTATAAGATGCTGCTGAGCCTTCCTGAAAAGGTTGTGGCCCCACCTGAACCTGAGAAGGAGGAGGCAGCCAAGGAAGAAGAGGTGGTTAAGGAGGAGGCGGCCAAGGAGTCCAAGGATGAGGTACAGAGTGAGGGCACAGCTGCCGAGGCAGACGCCCCGCCG AAGGAAGATGGGCTTTTGCCCAAACCCCCATCTtctgggggagaggaagaggagaagcccCGGGGTGAGGCGTCTGAGGACCTCTGTGAGATGGCCCTCGACCCAGAACTGCTGCTTCTGAGGGATGATGGAGAGGAGGAGTTCG GAGCCAAGCTAGAGGATTCTGAGGTCCGGTCGGTTGCCTCGAACCAGTCAGAGATGGAGTTCTCTTCCCTCCAGGACATG CCCAAGGAGCTGGATCCCTCTGCTGTGCTCCCTTTGGACTGTCTTCTTGCTTTTGTCTTCTTTGATGCCAACTGGTGTGGCTACCTGCACCGGCGAGACTTGGAGAGGATCCTGCTTACCCTTGGGCTCCGGCTCAGTGCAGAGCAG GCCAAACAGCTGGTCAGCAGGGTGGTGACCCAGAACATTTGCCAGTACCGCAGCCTTCAGTACAGTCGCCAGGAGGGCACAGACGGTGGGCTCCCTGAGGAGGTGCTCTTTG GAAACCTGGATCTGCTACCTCCTTCTGGGAAAAGCACAAAGCCGGGTGTTGCCCCTATGGAGCACAAAGGCCTGGTGGCCCACAATGGCAGCCTGATCCATGTGGGGAACCTCTTACAGCGTGCAGAGCAGCAGGACAGTGGGCGGCTCTACCTGGAGAACAAGATTCACACACTGGAACTGAAGCTGG AGGAGAGCCATAACCGCTTCTCAGCCACTGAAGTAACAAATAAGACACTGGCAGCAGAAATGCAGGAGCTGCGAACCCGGCTGGCTGAGGCTGAGGAGACAGCCCGGACAGCTGACCGACAGAAGAATCAGCTTCAGCGGCTGCTCCAGGACTTCCGAAGGCGCCTGACTCCACTGCAGCTCGAGATGCAGCGAATGGTTGAAAAG GCCGACAGCTGGGTAGAGAAAGAGGAGCCAGCACCTAGCAATTGA
- the CCAR2 gene encoding cell cycle and apoptosis regulator protein 2 isoform X3: MSQFKRQRINPLPGGRNFSGTASTSLLGPPPGLLTPPVATDLSQNARHLQGGEKQRVFTGIVTSLHDYFGVVDEEVFFQLSVVKGRLPQLGEKVLVKAAYNPGQAVPWNAVKVQTLSNQPLLKSPAPPLLHVAALGQKQGILGAQPQLIFQPHRIPPLFPQKPLSLFQTSHTLHLSHLNRFPARGPHGRLDQGRSDDYDSKKRKQRAGGEPWGAKKPRHDLPPYRVHLTPYTVDSPTCDFLELQRRYRSLLVPSDFLTVHLSWLSAFPLSQPFSLHHPSRIQVSSEKESAPDTGAEPILADSDPAYSSKVLLLSSPGLEELYRCCMLFVDDMAEPRETPEHPLKQIKFLLGRKEEEAVLVGGEWSPSLDGLDPKGDPQVLVRTAIRCAQAQTGIDLSACTKWWRFAEFQYLQPGPPRRLQTVVVYLPDVGTIMPTLEEWEAVCQQKAAEAAPPPQEVPVETESTEQVADASEQAADTSKQNAENPEVTVQQEMDTDLPEAPPPPLEPAVVAHAGCVNLSLHGIVEDRRPKERISFEVMVLAELFLEMLQRDFGYRIYKMLLSLPEKVVAPPEPEKEEAAKEEEVVKEEAAKESKDEVQSEGTAAEADAPPKEDGLLPKPPSSGGEEEEKPRGEASEDLCEMALDPELLLLRDDGEEEFAGAKLEDSEVRSVASNQSEMEFSSLQDMPKELDPSAVLPLDCLLAFVFFDANWCGYLHRRDLERILLTLGLRLSAEQAKQLVSRVVTQNICQYRSLQYSRQEGTDGGLPEEVLFGNLDLLPPSGKSTKPGVAPMEHKGLVAHNGSLIHVGNLLQRAEQQDSGRLYLENKIHTLELKLEESHNRFSATEVTNKTLAAEMQELRTRLAEAEETARTADRQKNQLQRLLQDFRRRLTPLQLEMQRMVEKVHLAFSSVC; encoded by the exons ATGTCCCAGTTTAAGCGCCAGCGGATCAACCCGCTTCCAGGGGGACGGAACTTCTCAG GCACAGCTTCAACATCTCTTCTGGGTCCTCCTCCTGGTTTGCTCACTCCTCCTGTGGCCACAGACCTGTCCCAGAATGCCAGGCACCTTCAG GGTGGGGAGAAGCAGCGGGTCTTCACTGGCATTGTTACCAGCTTACACGATTACTTTGGGGTGGTGGATGAAGAGGTCTTTTTTCAGCTGAG TGTGGTGAAGGGCCGGCTGCCCCAGTTGGGTGAGAAGGTGCTGGTGAAGGCTGCGTACAACCCAGGCCAGGCAGTGCCCTGGAATGCTGTCAAGGTGCAAACGCTCTCCAACCAG CCCCTACTGAAATCCCCAGCACCTCCCCTTCTACATGTAGCAGCCCTGGGCCAGAAGCAAGGGATTCTGGGAGCTCAGCCCCAGTTGATCTTCCAGCCTCACCGGATTCCCCCTCTCTTTCCTCAGAAGC CTCTGAGTCTCTTCCAAACGTCCCACACACTTCATCTGAGCCACCTGAACAGATTTCCTGCTCGGGGCCCTCACGGACGATTGGATCAGGGCCGAAG TGATGACTATGACTCCAAGAAACGCAAACAGCGGGCTGGTGGAGAGCCTTGGGGTGCTAAGAAACCAAGGCATGACCTGCCTCCTTACCGAGTCCATCTCACTCCCTATACTGTGGACAG CCCCACCTGTGACTTCTTAGAACTCCAGCGCCGTTACCGCAGCCTCCTGGTTCCCTCAGATTTTCTGACTGTGCACCTGAGCTGGTTGTCAGCCTTCCCCCTGAGCCAGCCCTTTTCCCTCCATCATCCAAGCCGTATCCAGGTATCTTCTGAGAAGGAGTCAGCTCCAGACACCGGGGCTGAGCCGATCCTCGCAGACAGTGACCCTGCATACAGTTCCAAG GTACTGCTGCTCTCCTCCCCGGGACTGGAGGAATTGTATCGCTGTTGCATGCTCTTTGTGGATGACATGGCTGAGCCAAGGGAAACGCCAGAACATCCTTTGAAGCAGATTAAG TTTTTACTGGGTCGGAAAGAAGAGGAGGCAGTGCTGGTTGGGGGTGAGTGGTCTCCTTCCCTGGATGGCCTCGACCCCAAGGGCGACCCACAGGTGCTAGTCCGCACTGCCATCCGCTGTGCGCAAGCCCAGACTGGCATCGACTTAAGCGCCTGCACAAAGTG GTGGCGCTTTGCTGAGTTTCAGTACCTACAGCCGGGACCCCCAAGGCGGCTCCAGACTGTGGTGGTGTACCTGCCAGATGTCGGGACCATCATGCCTACTTTGGAAGAATGGGAGGCTGTGTGTCAGCAGAAAGCTGCAGaggcagcacccccaccccaggaggtGCCAGTG GAAACAGAGTCTACAGAACAGGTGGCTGATGCATCGGAGCAAGCAGCAGACACCTCTAAACAGAATGCAGAGAATCCAGAAGTCACTGTACAGCAGGAAATGGACACCGATCTCCCAGAGGCCCCTCCACCCCCTCTGGAACCTGCTGTTGTGGCACACGCTGGCTGTGTAAACCTGTCCCTCCATGGTATTGTGGAAGACCGGAGGCCAAAAGAAAGGATCTCTTTTGAG GTGATGGTGTTGGCCGAGCTGTTTCTGGAGATGTTGCAGAGGGATTTTGGCTATAGGATTTATAAGATGCTGCTGAGCCTTCCTGAAAAGGTTGTGGCCCCACCTGAACCTGAGAAGGAGGAGGCAGCCAAGGAAGAAGAGGTGGTTAAGGAGGAGGCGGCCAAGGAGTCCAAGGATGAGGTACAGAGTGAGGGCACAGCTGCCGAGGCAGACGCCCCGCCG AAGGAAGATGGGCTTTTGCCCAAACCCCCATCTtctgggggagaggaagaggagaagcccCGGGGTGAGGCGTCTGAGGACCTCTGTGAGATGGCCCTCGACCCAGAACTGCTGCTTCTGAGGGATGATGGAGAGGAGGAGTTCG CAGGAGCCAAGCTAGAGGATTCTGAGGTCCGGTCGGTTGCCTCGAACCAGTCAGAGATGGAGTTCTCTTCCCTCCAGGACATG CCCAAGGAGCTGGATCCCTCTGCTGTGCTCCCTTTGGACTGTCTTCTTGCTTTTGTCTTCTTTGATGCCAACTGGTGTGGCTACCTGCACCGGCGAGACTTGGAGAGGATCCTGCTTACCCTTGGGCTCCGGCTCAGTGCAGAGCAG GCCAAACAGCTGGTCAGCAGGGTGGTGACCCAGAACATTTGCCAGTACCGCAGCCTTCAGTACAGTCGCCAGGAGGGCACAGACGGTGGGCTCCCTGAGGAGGTGCTCTTTG GAAACCTGGATCTGCTACCTCCTTCTGGGAAAAGCACAAAGCCGGGTGTTGCCCCTATGGAGCACAAAGGCCTGGTGGCCCACAATGGCAGCCTGATCCATGTGGGGAACCTCTTACAGCGTGCAGAGCAGCAGGACAGTGGGCGGCTCTACCTGGAGAACAAGATTCACACACTGGAACTGAAGCTGG AGGAGAGCCATAACCGCTTCTCAGCCACTGAAGTAACAAATAAGACACTGGCAGCAGAAATGCAGGAGCTGCGAACCCGGCTGGCTGAGGCTGAGGAGACAGCCCGGACAGCTGACCGACAGAAGAATCAGCTTCAGCGGCTGCTCCAGGACTTCCGAAGGCGCCTGACTCCACTGCAGCTCGAGATGCAGCGAATGGTTGAAAAG GTTCACCTCGCCTTCTCCTCTGTCTGCTAG
- the CCAR2 gene encoding cell cycle and apoptosis regulator protein 2 isoform X1, whose protein sequence is MSQFKRQRINPLPGGRNFSGTASTSLLGPPPGLLTPPVATDLSQNARHLQGGEKQRVFTGIVTSLHDYFGVVDEEVFFQLSVVKGRLPQLGEKVLVKAAYNPGQAVPWNAVKVQTLSNQPLLKSPAPPLLHVAALGQKQGILGAQPQLIFQPHRIPPLFPQKPLSLFQTSHTLHLSHLNRFPARGPHGRLDQGRSDDYDSKKRKQRAGGEPWGAKKPRHDLPPYRVHLTPYTVDSPTCDFLELQRRYRSLLVPSDFLTVHLSWLSAFPLSQPFSLHHPSRIQVSSEKESAPDTGAEPILADSDPAYSSKVLLLSSPGLEELYRCCMLFVDDMAEPRETPEHPLKQIKFLLGRKEEEAVLVGGEWSPSLDGLDPKGDPQVLVRTAIRCAQAQTGIDLSACTKWWRFAEFQYLQPGPPRRLQTVVVYLPDVGTIMPTLEEWEAVCQQKAAEAAPPPQEVPVETESTEQVADASEQAADTSKQNAENPEVTVQQEMDTDLPEAPPPPLEPAVVAHAGCVNLSLHGIVEDRRPKERISFEVMVLAELFLEMLQRDFGYRIYKMLLSLPEKVVAPPEPEKEEAAKEEEVVKEEAAKESKDEVQSEGTAAEADAPPKEDGLLPKPPSSGGEEEEKPRGEASEDLCEMALDPELLLLRDDGEEEFAGAKLEDSEVRSVASNQSEMEFSSLQDMPKELDPSAVLPLDCLLAFVFFDANWCGYLHRRDLERILLTLGLRLSAEQAKQLVSRVVTQNICQYRSLQYSRQEGTDGGLPEEVLFGNLDLLPPSGKSTKPGVAPMEHKGLVAHNGSLIHVGNLLQRAEQQDSGRLYLENKIHTLELKLEESHNRFSATEVTNKTLAAEMQELRTRLAEAEETARTADRQKNQLQRLLQDFRRRLTPLQLEMQRMVEKADSWVEKEEPAPSN, encoded by the exons ATGTCCCAGTTTAAGCGCCAGCGGATCAACCCGCTTCCAGGGGGACGGAACTTCTCAG GCACAGCTTCAACATCTCTTCTGGGTCCTCCTCCTGGTTTGCTCACTCCTCCTGTGGCCACAGACCTGTCCCAGAATGCCAGGCACCTTCAG GGTGGGGAGAAGCAGCGGGTCTTCACTGGCATTGTTACCAGCTTACACGATTACTTTGGGGTGGTGGATGAAGAGGTCTTTTTTCAGCTGAG TGTGGTGAAGGGCCGGCTGCCCCAGTTGGGTGAGAAGGTGCTGGTGAAGGCTGCGTACAACCCAGGCCAGGCAGTGCCCTGGAATGCTGTCAAGGTGCAAACGCTCTCCAACCAG CCCCTACTGAAATCCCCAGCACCTCCCCTTCTACATGTAGCAGCCCTGGGCCAGAAGCAAGGGATTCTGGGAGCTCAGCCCCAGTTGATCTTCCAGCCTCACCGGATTCCCCCTCTCTTTCCTCAGAAGC CTCTGAGTCTCTTCCAAACGTCCCACACACTTCATCTGAGCCACCTGAACAGATTTCCTGCTCGGGGCCCTCACGGACGATTGGATCAGGGCCGAAG TGATGACTATGACTCCAAGAAACGCAAACAGCGGGCTGGTGGAGAGCCTTGGGGTGCTAAGAAACCAAGGCATGACCTGCCTCCTTACCGAGTCCATCTCACTCCCTATACTGTGGACAG CCCCACCTGTGACTTCTTAGAACTCCAGCGCCGTTACCGCAGCCTCCTGGTTCCCTCAGATTTTCTGACTGTGCACCTGAGCTGGTTGTCAGCCTTCCCCCTGAGCCAGCCCTTTTCCCTCCATCATCCAAGCCGTATCCAGGTATCTTCTGAGAAGGAGTCAGCTCCAGACACCGGGGCTGAGCCGATCCTCGCAGACAGTGACCCTGCATACAGTTCCAAG GTACTGCTGCTCTCCTCCCCGGGACTGGAGGAATTGTATCGCTGTTGCATGCTCTTTGTGGATGACATGGCTGAGCCAAGGGAAACGCCAGAACATCCTTTGAAGCAGATTAAG TTTTTACTGGGTCGGAAAGAAGAGGAGGCAGTGCTGGTTGGGGGTGAGTGGTCTCCTTCCCTGGATGGCCTCGACCCCAAGGGCGACCCACAGGTGCTAGTCCGCACTGCCATCCGCTGTGCGCAAGCCCAGACTGGCATCGACTTAAGCGCCTGCACAAAGTG GTGGCGCTTTGCTGAGTTTCAGTACCTACAGCCGGGACCCCCAAGGCGGCTCCAGACTGTGGTGGTGTACCTGCCAGATGTCGGGACCATCATGCCTACTTTGGAAGAATGGGAGGCTGTGTGTCAGCAGAAAGCTGCAGaggcagcacccccaccccaggaggtGCCAGTG GAAACAGAGTCTACAGAACAGGTGGCTGATGCATCGGAGCAAGCAGCAGACACCTCTAAACAGAATGCAGAGAATCCAGAAGTCACTGTACAGCAGGAAATGGACACCGATCTCCCAGAGGCCCCTCCACCCCCTCTGGAACCTGCTGTTGTGGCACACGCTGGCTGTGTAAACCTGTCCCTCCATGGTATTGTGGAAGACCGGAGGCCAAAAGAAAGGATCTCTTTTGAG GTGATGGTGTTGGCCGAGCTGTTTCTGGAGATGTTGCAGAGGGATTTTGGCTATAGGATTTATAAGATGCTGCTGAGCCTTCCTGAAAAGGTTGTGGCCCCACCTGAACCTGAGAAGGAGGAGGCAGCCAAGGAAGAAGAGGTGGTTAAGGAGGAGGCGGCCAAGGAGTCCAAGGATGAGGTACAGAGTGAGGGCACAGCTGCCGAGGCAGACGCCCCGCCG AAGGAAGATGGGCTTTTGCCCAAACCCCCATCTtctgggggagaggaagaggagaagcccCGGGGTGAGGCGTCTGAGGACCTCTGTGAGATGGCCCTCGACCCAGAACTGCTGCTTCTGAGGGATGATGGAGAGGAGGAGTTCG CAGGAGCCAAGCTAGAGGATTCTGAGGTCCGGTCGGTTGCCTCGAACCAGTCAGAGATGGAGTTCTCTTCCCTCCAGGACATG CCCAAGGAGCTGGATCCCTCTGCTGTGCTCCCTTTGGACTGTCTTCTTGCTTTTGTCTTCTTTGATGCCAACTGGTGTGGCTACCTGCACCGGCGAGACTTGGAGAGGATCCTGCTTACCCTTGGGCTCCGGCTCAGTGCAGAGCAG GCCAAACAGCTGGTCAGCAGGGTGGTGACCCAGAACATTTGCCAGTACCGCAGCCTTCAGTACAGTCGCCAGGAGGGCACAGACGGTGGGCTCCCTGAGGAGGTGCTCTTTG GAAACCTGGATCTGCTACCTCCTTCTGGGAAAAGCACAAAGCCGGGTGTTGCCCCTATGGAGCACAAAGGCCTGGTGGCCCACAATGGCAGCCTGATCCATGTGGGGAACCTCTTACAGCGTGCAGAGCAGCAGGACAGTGGGCGGCTCTACCTGGAGAACAAGATTCACACACTGGAACTGAAGCTGG AGGAGAGCCATAACCGCTTCTCAGCCACTGAAGTAACAAATAAGACACTGGCAGCAGAAATGCAGGAGCTGCGAACCCGGCTGGCTGAGGCTGAGGAGACAGCCCGGACAGCTGACCGACAGAAGAATCAGCTTCAGCGGCTGCTCCAGGACTTCCGAAGGCGCCTGACTCCACTGCAGCTCGAGATGCAGCGAATGGTTGAAAAG GCCGACAGCTGGGTAGAGAAAGAGGAGCCAGCACCTAGCAATTGA
- the CCAR2 gene encoding cell cycle and apoptosis regulator protein 2 isoform X4, which translates to MSQFKRQRINPLPGGRNFSGTASTSLLGPPPGLLTPPVATDLSQNARHLQGGEKQRVFTGIVTSLHDYFGVVDEEVFFQLSVVKGRLPQLGEKVLVKAAYNPGQAVPWNAVKVQTLSNQPLLKSPAPPLLHVAALGQKQGILGAQPQLIFQPHRIPPLFPQKPLSLFQTSHTLHLSHLNRFPARGPHGRLDQGRSDDYDSKKRKQRAGGEPWGAKKPRHDLPPYRVHLTPYTVDSPTCDFLELQRRYRSLLVPSDFLTVHLSWLSAFPLSQPFSLHHPSRIQVSSEKESAPDTGAEPILADSDPAYSSKVLLLSSPGLEELYRCCMLFVDDMAEPRETPEHPLKQIKFLLGRKEEEAVLVGGEWSPSLDGLDPKGDPQVLVRTAIRCAQAQTGIDLSACTKWWRFAEFQYLQPGPPRRLQTVVVYLPDVGTIMPTLEEWEAVCQQKAAEAAPPPQEVPVETESTEQVADASEQAADTSKQNAENPEVTVQQEMDTDLPEAPPPPLEPAVVAHAGCVNLSLHGIVEDRRPKERISFEVMVLAELFLEMLQRDFGYRIYKMLLSLPEKVVAPPEPEKEEAAKEEEVVKEEAAKESKDEVQSEGTAAEADAPPKEDGLLPKPPSSGGEEEEKPRGEASEDLCEMALDPELLLLRDDGEEEFGAKLEDSEVRSVASNQSEMEFSSLQDMPKELDPSAVLPLDCLLAFVFFDANWCGYLHRRDLERILLTLGLRLSAEQAKQLVSRVVTQNICQYRSLQYSRQEGTDGGLPEEVLFGNLDLLPPSGKSTKPGVAPMEHKGLVAHNGSLIHVGNLLQRAEQQDSGRLYLENKIHTLELKLEESHNRFSATEVTNKTLAAEMQELRTRLAEAEETARTADRQKNQLQRLLQDFRRRLTPLQLEMQRMVEKVHLAFSSVC; encoded by the exons ATGTCCCAGTTTAAGCGCCAGCGGATCAACCCGCTTCCAGGGGGACGGAACTTCTCAG GCACAGCTTCAACATCTCTTCTGGGTCCTCCTCCTGGTTTGCTCACTCCTCCTGTGGCCACAGACCTGTCCCAGAATGCCAGGCACCTTCAG GGTGGGGAGAAGCAGCGGGTCTTCACTGGCATTGTTACCAGCTTACACGATTACTTTGGGGTGGTGGATGAAGAGGTCTTTTTTCAGCTGAG TGTGGTGAAGGGCCGGCTGCCCCAGTTGGGTGAGAAGGTGCTGGTGAAGGCTGCGTACAACCCAGGCCAGGCAGTGCCCTGGAATGCTGTCAAGGTGCAAACGCTCTCCAACCAG CCCCTACTGAAATCCCCAGCACCTCCCCTTCTACATGTAGCAGCCCTGGGCCAGAAGCAAGGGATTCTGGGAGCTCAGCCCCAGTTGATCTTCCAGCCTCACCGGATTCCCCCTCTCTTTCCTCAGAAGC CTCTGAGTCTCTTCCAAACGTCCCACACACTTCATCTGAGCCACCTGAACAGATTTCCTGCTCGGGGCCCTCACGGACGATTGGATCAGGGCCGAAG TGATGACTATGACTCCAAGAAACGCAAACAGCGGGCTGGTGGAGAGCCTTGGGGTGCTAAGAAACCAAGGCATGACCTGCCTCCTTACCGAGTCCATCTCACTCCCTATACTGTGGACAG CCCCACCTGTGACTTCTTAGAACTCCAGCGCCGTTACCGCAGCCTCCTGGTTCCCTCAGATTTTCTGACTGTGCACCTGAGCTGGTTGTCAGCCTTCCCCCTGAGCCAGCCCTTTTCCCTCCATCATCCAAGCCGTATCCAGGTATCTTCTGAGAAGGAGTCAGCTCCAGACACCGGGGCTGAGCCGATCCTCGCAGACAGTGACCCTGCATACAGTTCCAAG GTACTGCTGCTCTCCTCCCCGGGACTGGAGGAATTGTATCGCTGTTGCATGCTCTTTGTGGATGACATGGCTGAGCCAAGGGAAACGCCAGAACATCCTTTGAAGCAGATTAAG TTTTTACTGGGTCGGAAAGAAGAGGAGGCAGTGCTGGTTGGGGGTGAGTGGTCTCCTTCCCTGGATGGCCTCGACCCCAAGGGCGACCCACAGGTGCTAGTCCGCACTGCCATCCGCTGTGCGCAAGCCCAGACTGGCATCGACTTAAGCGCCTGCACAAAGTG GTGGCGCTTTGCTGAGTTTCAGTACCTACAGCCGGGACCCCCAAGGCGGCTCCAGACTGTGGTGGTGTACCTGCCAGATGTCGGGACCATCATGCCTACTTTGGAAGAATGGGAGGCTGTGTGTCAGCAGAAAGCTGCAGaggcagcacccccaccccaggaggtGCCAGTG GAAACAGAGTCTACAGAACAGGTGGCTGATGCATCGGAGCAAGCAGCAGACACCTCTAAACAGAATGCAGAGAATCCAGAAGTCACTGTACAGCAGGAAATGGACACCGATCTCCCAGAGGCCCCTCCACCCCCTCTGGAACCTGCTGTTGTGGCACACGCTGGCTGTGTAAACCTGTCCCTCCATGGTATTGTGGAAGACCGGAGGCCAAAAGAAAGGATCTCTTTTGAG GTGATGGTGTTGGCCGAGCTGTTTCTGGAGATGTTGCAGAGGGATTTTGGCTATAGGATTTATAAGATGCTGCTGAGCCTTCCTGAAAAGGTTGTGGCCCCACCTGAACCTGAGAAGGAGGAGGCAGCCAAGGAAGAAGAGGTGGTTAAGGAGGAGGCGGCCAAGGAGTCCAAGGATGAGGTACAGAGTGAGGGCACAGCTGCCGAGGCAGACGCCCCGCCG AAGGAAGATGGGCTTTTGCCCAAACCCCCATCTtctgggggagaggaagaggagaagcccCGGGGTGAGGCGTCTGAGGACCTCTGTGAGATGGCCCTCGACCCAGAACTGCTGCTTCTGAGGGATGATGGAGAGGAGGAGTTCG GAGCCAAGCTAGAGGATTCTGAGGTCCGGTCGGTTGCCTCGAACCAGTCAGAGATGGAGTTCTCTTCCCTCCAGGACATG CCCAAGGAGCTGGATCCCTCTGCTGTGCTCCCTTTGGACTGTCTTCTTGCTTTTGTCTTCTTTGATGCCAACTGGTGTGGCTACCTGCACCGGCGAGACTTGGAGAGGATCCTGCTTACCCTTGGGCTCCGGCTCAGTGCAGAGCAG GCCAAACAGCTGGTCAGCAGGGTGGTGACCCAGAACATTTGCCAGTACCGCAGCCTTCAGTACAGTCGCCAGGAGGGCACAGACGGTGGGCTCCCTGAGGAGGTGCTCTTTG GAAACCTGGATCTGCTACCTCCTTCTGGGAAAAGCACAAAGCCGGGTGTTGCCCCTATGGAGCACAAAGGCCTGGTGGCCCACAATGGCAGCCTGATCCATGTGGGGAACCTCTTACAGCGTGCAGAGCAGCAGGACAGTGGGCGGCTCTACCTGGAGAACAAGATTCACACACTGGAACTGAAGCTGG AGGAGAGCCATAACCGCTTCTCAGCCACTGAAGTAACAAATAAGACACTGGCAGCAGAAATGCAGGAGCTGCGAACCCGGCTGGCTGAGGCTGAGGAGACAGCCCGGACAGCTGACCGACAGAAGAATCAGCTTCAGCGGCTGCTCCAGGACTTCCGAAGGCGCCTGACTCCACTGCAGCTCGAGATGCAGCGAATGGTTGAAAAG GTTCACCTCGCCTTCTCCTCTGTCTGCTAG